In Plantibacter sp. PA-3-X8, one DNA window encodes the following:
- a CDS encoding AAA family ATPase — protein MHITHLTSSNWRNFKTLDVPLENRLFVVGPNASGKSNLLDLFRFLGDIASSGGGLASAIESRGGLSKVRSLFARNHQKGRLIIDLQLADGSDTWRYRIAIRGEKGGFNRPIVDEEVVEHNGTVLLNRPDESDEGDAVRLTQTHLEQIAANQKFRVLADYFAKVQYFHLVPQIIRDPSRIGAGANDPFGSNFIAQMNAVPVKTRQAWFRRMETALRSAVPEFQSLRLEVDKSGMPHLIAGYQNWRETPARQSEVDFSDGTLRLVGLLWTLVSAPANGGVLLLEEPELSLNSAIVRTLPTVLATAQRDRALQVILSTHAPELLNDEGVRPAEVLVLRVTDDGTVAHILSDIEEVAGELAAELPASEIVDGLIAPQDLSGLIAVGRKRR, from the coding sequence ATGCACATCACGCATCTGACCTCGAGCAACTGGAGAAACTTCAAGACGCTCGACGTGCCGCTCGAGAATCGTCTTTTCGTCGTCGGACCCAATGCGTCAGGCAAGTCGAATCTGCTCGATCTCTTCCGCTTCTTGGGCGATATCGCCTCCTCGGGCGGCGGCCTGGCATCTGCGATCGAGAGTCGCGGCGGACTGAGCAAGGTGAGGAGCCTGTTCGCCCGCAACCACCAAAAGGGCCGCCTGATCATCGACCTCCAGCTTGCCGATGGAAGCGACACCTGGCGCTACCGAATCGCCATCCGCGGCGAGAAAGGCGGCTTCAACCGGCCTATCGTCGACGAGGAAGTGGTGGAACACAATGGAACCGTCCTCCTCAACCGACCAGATGAGTCGGATGAGGGCGACGCGGTCCGGCTGACGCAGACCCACCTTGAGCAGATTGCCGCCAACCAGAAGTTCCGTGTTCTCGCGGACTACTTCGCCAAGGTTCAGTACTTCCATCTCGTCCCGCAGATCATTCGCGACCCGTCTCGTATTGGTGCCGGTGCCAACGACCCATTCGGGTCCAACTTCATCGCTCAGATGAACGCTGTCCCGGTGAAGACCCGCCAGGCGTGGTTCCGTCGAATGGAGACAGCTCTCCGCTCGGCCGTCCCTGAGTTCCAATCCCTCCGACTCGAGGTGGACAAGTCTGGGATGCCGCACCTGATTGCCGGCTACCAGAACTGGCGCGAGACACCCGCTCGCCAGAGTGAGGTCGATTTCTCGGATGGCACACTTCGACTTGTCGGGCTGCTCTGGACGCTTGTGAGCGCACCAGCGAACGGCGGCGTCCTACTCTTGGAGGAGCCCGAGCTTTCTCTCAACTCTGCAATCGTTCGAACGCTGCCGACCGTTCTCGCGACAGCTCAGCGAGATCGCGCACTCCAGGTGATCCTCTCCACGCATGCTCCTGAACTCTTGAATGATGAGGGTGTGCGTCCCGCCGAGGTGCTGGTGCTCCGTGTGACAGACGATGGGACGGTGGCACATATCCTTTCTGACATCGAGGAGGTCGCCGGCGAACTCGCGGCGGAGCTACCAGCTTCTGAGATCGTCGACGGCTTGATCGCCCCGCAGGACCTCTCCGGGCTGATCGCGGTCGGACGAAAACGCAGATGA
- a CDS encoding alpha/beta fold hydrolase, with translation MTEEQADPHTTGFVDVEGGASIFVEESGTPDGVPALWLHGGPGGSLGSGWYRSHFDLSRYRLIGIDQRGSGRSLPNIVDARDQLDEHTTQRLIADIEAVRVASGVERWVVAGVSWGTTLALAYAQEHPDRVIALALVAVTTTSRDEVDWITEGVGRVFPEEWARFEADSDRRDGERAVEAYARRLREGDARDRTHAATAWDRWESAHVSLDHPERVGQLFADATVREAFATLVTHYWSHDGFLTGDRAVLSRMDRIAHIPGALVHGRRDISGPAATAWRLHQLWPASELTIVETEGHGGAEESAVLRAALDRFAALGP, from the coding sequence ATGACCGAGGAGCAAGCCGACCCGCACACCACCGGTTTCGTCGACGTGGAGGGCGGTGCGTCGATCTTCGTCGAAGAGTCCGGCACCCCCGACGGTGTTCCCGCGCTCTGGCTGCACGGCGGCCCAGGCGGTTCGCTCGGCTCCGGCTGGTATCGCTCGCACTTCGACCTGTCGCGGTACCGCCTCATCGGCATCGACCAGCGCGGCAGCGGTCGCAGCCTGCCGAACATCGTGGACGCCCGCGACCAGCTCGACGAGCACACGACCCAGCGCCTCATCGCCGACATCGAGGCGGTGCGAGTCGCCTCGGGTGTCGAGCGCTGGGTGGTCGCCGGGGTCTCGTGGGGCACGACCCTCGCGCTCGCCTACGCGCAGGAGCATCCCGATCGGGTGATCGCGCTGGCGCTCGTCGCGGTGACGACCACGAGCCGCGACGAGGTCGACTGGATCACCGAGGGCGTCGGCCGAGTCTTCCCCGAGGAGTGGGCCCGGTTTGAAGCCGACAGCGACCGGCGGGACGGCGAGCGGGCCGTCGAGGCCTATGCGCGCCGCCTCCGAGAGGGCGACGCGAGGGACCGCACACACGCCGCGACCGCGTGGGACCGCTGGGAGAGCGCGCACGTGTCGCTCGACCACCCGGAGCGCGTCGGTCAGCTGTTCGCCGACGCGACCGTGCGCGAGGCGTTCGCGACGCTCGTCACCCACTACTGGAGCCACGACGGCTTCCTCACCGGCGACCGGGCGGTGCTGTCGCGGATGGACCGCATCGCGCACATCCCCGGAGCGCTGGTCCACGGCCGACGTGACATCAGCGGACCGGCCGCGACAGCCTGGCGCCTCCATCAGCTGTGGCCGGCGAGCGAGCTGACGATCGTCGAGACCGAGGGCCACGGCGGCGCCGAGGAGAGCGCCGTGCTGCGTGCGGCGCTGGACCGCTTTGCGGCGCTGGGTCCCTGA